The Methanolacinia petrolearia DSM 11571 genome has a segment encoding these proteins:
- a CDS encoding sulfide-dependent adenosine diphosphate thiazole synthase yields the protein MKLDEVTISRAILSEQHKIMTEYLDIDCAVVGGGPSGITCAAILAQNGVKVALIEKKLSIGGGMWGGGMMFPRIVVQEEARRLLDHFGIKYTEYEKGYYVASSVEAVSKSLAAACDAGAEVFNLTTVEDVVVKEDGGVSGLVINWTAVEMAGLHIDPLTMRTKVTVDATGHDSMIAHMVRKKGGALEIKGEGFMWAERAETNILSHTKEVFPGLIVAGMAANAVGGETRMGPIFGGMLLSGEKAANMIIERLKK from the coding sequence ATGAAGCTTGACGAAGTTACGATAAGCAGGGCCATTCTATCTGAACAGCACAAGATAATGACGGAATACCTCGACATCGACTGTGCAGTCGTGGGCGGCGGTCCCTCAGGAATCACCTGTGCCGCAATTCTGGCCCAGAACGGTGTAAAAGTCGCACTAATCGAGAAGAAACTCTCGATCGGCGGAGGGATGTGGGGCGGCGGAATGATGTTTCCGCGGATCGTCGTACAGGAGGAGGCAAGGAGACTCCTCGATCATTTCGGCATAAAATATACCGAATACGAGAAGGGCTACTACGTTGCCTCATCGGTTGAGGCGGTATCCAAGTCTCTCGCAGCCGCATGCGACGCAGGTGCCGAGGTCTTCAACCTGACGACAGTCGAGGATGTCGTCGTAAAGGAGGACGGGGGAGTCAGCGGCCTCGTGATCAACTGGACGGCCGTCGAGATGGCAGGCCTTCACATAGACCCGCTTACGATGAGAACGAAAGTGACCGTCGACGCGACAGGCCATGACTCTATGATCGCACACATGGTCCGGAAGAAGGGCGGAGCGCTTGAGATCAAAGGCGAAGGCTTCATGTGGGCGGAAAGAGCGGAGACAAACATACTCAGTCACACAAAAGAGGTCTTCCCCGGCCTGATAGTCGCCGGAATGGCGGCAAACGCAGTTGGGGGGGAGACCAGAATGGGGCCAATATTCGGCGGAATGCTCCTTTCCGGCGAAAAGGCTGCAAATATGATTATTGAAAGGCTCAAAAAATAA
- the htpX gene encoding zinc metalloprotease HtpX: MIGKWKRDWGLSGRVFMTWIFILALYVVFINILYFLFPGYLYMIIAFVFLMAFVQYFFSAKLVLMTTHARIVSEDEEPELHRMIEKLCQEADLPKPKIAVMPSPVPNAFATGRNPKNAVVAVTDSIMRTLNREELEAVIAHELSHVKNRDILTMTVAGFLASLASIIMQNALIMNLFDGRNNNGAWIVIWIVSIIVWIVATLLMLLLSRYREFAADRGSAMITGNPAALRSALMKISGRMDAIPAKKKQEIEGSNAFFIIPAISGKSLTELLSTHPPLEKRLAALEKIERELKGY; this comes from the coding sequence ATGATAGGAAAATGGAAACGCGACTGGGGCCTTTCGGGAAGGGTCTTCATGACCTGGATATTTATTCTCGCGCTCTATGTCGTATTTATAAATATACTCTACTTCCTGTTCCCGGGATACCTCTACATGATAATTGCCTTTGTCTTTTTAATGGCATTTGTCCAGTATTTCTTCTCGGCCAAACTTGTCCTTATGACGACCCATGCGAGGATAGTGTCCGAGGATGAGGAGCCGGAACTTCACAGGATGATCGAAAAACTCTGCCAGGAGGCGGACCTGCCGAAGCCTAAGATTGCAGTGATGCCGTCGCCCGTCCCCAACGCATTTGCAACGGGAAGAAACCCGAAGAACGCGGTTGTTGCAGTCACGGATTCGATCATGAGGACGCTCAACAGGGAGGAGCTTGAGGCTGTTATCGCTCACGAGCTGTCTCACGTAAAGAACCGCGACATACTGACGATGACGGTTGCAGGATTCCTCGCGAGTCTTGCATCGATTATCATGCAGAATGCACTCATCATGAACCTCTTCGACGGGAGGAACAACAACGGTGCATGGATTGTAATCTGGATCGTGTCTATTATCGTCTGGATTGTTGCAACCCTCCTGATGCTTCTTCTCTCCCGCTACCGCGAGTTCGCGGCGGACCGGGGAAGTGCGATGATCACCGGAAACCCGGCGGCGCTCAGGTCGGCACTGATGAAGATCAGCGGACGTATGGACGCCATCCCCGCGAAGAAGAAGCAGGAGATCGAGGGATCGAATGCATTCTTCATCATCCCGGCAATCTCCGGAAAGAGCCTGACAGAACTTCTCTCGACACACCCCCCGCTTGAGAAGCGTCTTGCAGCTCTCGAGAAGATCGAGCGTGAGCTGAAGGGATACTAA
- a CDS encoding flavin reductase family protein yields MMLKPFERENVLAMPVVLISTVSGSGVANVAPWGNVTPILRPLDEIVIASALKRDTLDNIRETGEFVINVPPASMIDEVMICSRLYPPDVDEFAEAGLSKKTSSTVSAPGIAGCVAWIECKLKEEIVRDKYSLVIGKVTGLELNEDFVTEDGDLDYENAEPLCMLCGGSVIHYTKPVRAGRTAQYSEMFSWPGKKQD; encoded by the coding sequence ATGATGCTCAAACCCTTCGAGAGGGAGAATGTGCTTGCGATGCCGGTGGTGCTGATCTCCACGGTATCGGGCAGCGGTGTTGCCAATGTGGCCCCGTGGGGGAATGTGACTCCAATCCTGAGGCCTCTCGATGAGATAGTGATCGCCTCGGCCCTTAAAAGAGATACGCTCGACAATATCAGGGAGACGGGGGAGTTCGTGATCAATGTCCCTCCGGCATCGATGATAGACGAGGTTATGATCTGCTCAAGGCTGTACCCGCCGGATGTGGACGAGTTCGCCGAGGCAGGATTGTCCAAAAAAACGTCTTCGACCGTCTCCGCTCCCGGAATTGCCGGATGCGTCGCCTGGATCGAGTGCAAACTGAAAGAGGAGATAGTACGCGATAAGTACTCCCTCGTCATCGGCAAGGTGACGGGTCTTGAACTGAACGAGGATTTCGTAACAGAAGATGGAGATCTTGACTACGAGAATGCCGAACCGCTCTGCATGCTCTGCGGGGGTTCGGTGATCCACTATACGAAGCCTGTCCGTGCCGGGAGGACGGCACAGTACTCTGAGATGTTCTCATGGCCGGGGAAGAAACAGGACTGA
- a CDS encoding cation:proton antiporter, which yields MSTGVVPGIELQMTLLLFFALAGYLLASKINQSAVVGEILLGLVVGPSVLGLITYTEFVQAIAALGAVILMFVIGFEFKIEDLTNVKYGIIGLIGIIVPWIGGYFVSLAFGFSPESALFIGTALTATSIAITANVLKEMCLLDAEFSKAIIGTAVIDDILSLLALSITADVASGTFSFGGLAFIIAKQIGFLVLIALIGVFFISKMIVRMDESPISKKYPEFVFIFAVMIAFLFAALAEFIGISAIIGAFIAGVSFNGINLKHSHDISEGADYLYIIFASVFFVSLGILVDLSALTGPVLIFIAVITVIAIISKVVGCGIPARLLGYSNRDSLAIGFGMSPRGEVAMIVALMGLNLSLIGQDIYASIVVMSILTTVITPIAFRNWLFKKEVKACIAGEQGMQ from the coding sequence ATGAGTACAGGTGTAGTCCCTGGTATTGAGCTCCAGATGACCCTCCTGCTTTTCTTCGCACTTGCAGGATACCTTCTTGCATCGAAGATCAACCAGTCTGCCGTGGTGGGAGAGATTCTCCTCGGCCTTGTGGTCGGGCCGTCGGTTCTCGGGCTGATTACATATACGGAATTCGTGCAGGCGATTGCGGCTCTCGGGGCAGTAATCCTGATGTTCGTCATAGGATTCGAGTTTAAAATAGAAGATCTGACTAACGTAAAATATGGTATAATCGGTCTTATTGGAATTATTGTTCCCTGGATCGGGGGATATTTCGTCTCTCTTGCGTTCGGCTTCAGCCCTGAAAGCGCCCTGTTCATAGGAACGGCACTAACGGCGACTTCGATTGCGATTACTGCAAACGTTTTGAAGGAGATGTGCCTTCTTGACGCGGAGTTTTCAAAGGCGATCATCGGGACTGCGGTTATCGACGATATCCTGAGTCTTCTTGCATTGTCGATAACGGCTGATGTCGCATCCGGGACGTTCTCGTTCGGAGGACTTGCTTTTATTATCGCCAAGCAGATCGGTTTCCTTGTCCTGATTGCTCTTATCGGGGTGTTCTTCATATCGAAGATGATTGTGAGGATGGACGAGAGCCCTATTTCGAAGAAGTATCCCGAGTTCGTGTTCATATTCGCGGTGATGATCGCGTTCCTGTTTGCGGCTCTTGCGGAGTTCATCGGGATCTCGGCGATCATCGGGGCGTTTATTGCCGGGGTTTCGTTCAACGGAATAAACCTGAAGCACAGCCATGATATTTCAGAGGGTGCGGATTACCTCTATATCATATTCGCGTCGGTATTCTTCGTATCCCTCGGAATTCTCGTGGATCTCAGCGCCCTGACCGGCCCTGTCCTGATCTTTATTGCGGTGATTACGGTGATCGCGATAATCTCGAAGGTCGTCGGGTGTGGAATTCCTGCAAGGCTTCTCGGGTATTCAAACCGTGATTCGCTTGCTATAGGTTTCGGGATGTCGCCTAGGGGAGAAGTGGCGATGATCGTCGCACTTATGGGGCTGAACCTCTCCCTTATCGGTCAGGATATCTATGCCTCAATTGTGGTGATGAGTATCCTGACGACGGTGATCACTCCGATTGCGTTCAGGAACTGGCTCTTCAAGAAGGAGGTTAAGGCGTGCATTGCCGGGGAGCAGGGCATGCAATGA
- a CDS encoding phosphotransferase family protein: MKDLGMIEDEIRAAVDYSRAERIEKGFSFEKKYLLSGPGERSCIVRICEVNSEEVLARKREEFDLIRRLHGYSSLVPEAYLFGVSGDGESCYMVLEYVQGSDLEEAMPHFSGEEQYELGLQAGRELLNLHRLDAPLLPAEWHERYSRKYGRKWERFSESGIDAGVIDIEQLSRFISENEQYMRCPRETFLHDDFHPANLITDGGNLAGIIDFNRYDWGDPVHDFVKVAYFSSKISVPFSAGQIDGYNDGKIPDEFWKKYSLYAAMMMIQDMVWSHWYSEQTGSSGEIERMQERTERVWSDHDCFRDEVPGWYRDFKE, from the coding sequence ATGAAAGATCTCGGGATGATCGAAGACGAGATCCGTGCGGCTGTCGATTACAGCCGGGCGGAGAGGATCGAGAAGGGATTTTCGTTCGAAAAGAAGTATCTCCTCTCCGGTCCGGGTGAGAGGAGCTGCATCGTCAGGATCTGCGAGGTAAACAGCGAAGAGGTTCTCGCGAGGAAGAGAGAGGAGTTCGATCTGATCCGGCGGCTTCACGGGTATTCTTCTCTTGTCCCCGAGGCATACCTCTTTGGGGTGTCCGGCGACGGGGAATCCTGCTATATGGTCCTCGAATACGTGCAGGGCTCGGATCTCGAAGAAGCGATGCCGCATTTCAGCGGGGAGGAGCAGTACGAACTCGGTCTTCAGGCCGGAAGGGAGCTTCTTAACCTTCACCGGCTGGATGCACCCCTTCTCCCTGCCGAATGGCACGAGAGATATTCCCGGAAATATGGACGAAAATGGGAAAGGTTCAGTGAATCGGGGATCGATGCCGGAGTAATCGACATTGAACAGCTCTCCCGCTTCATATCGGAAAACGAACAGTATATGAGATGCCCGAGGGAGACGTTCCTCCATGACGATTTCCATCCCGCAAATCTCATAACTGACGGCGGGAATCTGGCCGGGATCATCGATTTCAACAGGTACGACTGGGGAGACCCTGTCCATGACTTCGTAAAGGTCGCGTATTTTTCAAGCAAGATCAGCGTCCCGTTCTCCGCCGGCCAGATCGACGGATACAACGACGGAAAAATCCCTGACGAATTCTGGAAGAAATACTCGCTCTACGCCGCCATGATGATGATTCAGGATATGGTATGGAGTCACTGGTACTCGGAGCAGACCGGATCATCCGGTGAGATCGAGAGGATGCAGGAGAGGACCGAAAGGGTCTGGTCCGATCACGATTGTTTTAGGGACGAGGTTCCGGGATGGTACCGGGATTTTAAGGAGTAA
- a CDS encoding histidine kinase N-terminal 7TM domain-containing protein, with protein sequence MFQYHPYLIPVIFAAALSGFIALYSFRRRRMRGARAFSLLMLLVFIWEFFYMFEMSSTNFESMKLFLRLQYFAIPFIPVVLLYFILEYGGYYRFLNFKYIGLLLVVPLVSLILLLTDDFHHLFFNIEYMVAADYIIVRGFEAGPVYNLLWIYSGILFFLSAVISFHIHLSSQGIQRVQSGVLVGALSASLFVELLYQVGVSPYPYLDLTAIVFPISGLCIMIGLFKYNFFDIVPLPKQTIFSSLSEGIIVLDSKKRIIDINSIAQDMLGGGVEVDGSLLFEKDTFLNKYEDRMNSPACIAFLARVERDGGEKFYAVSVTPISLNDGDNVYRILVLRDITHEKKYERELEKSRSSLKIANEKISLLNSVTRHDILNNITVLSAYADLIGDQIPEEGKSRDYLDKMIKAIEQITQQIRFTADYQNMGVDDPIWQNMRRVVREAWESLGSVTSRIEFEVDLPENLEIYADFLLSKVFYNLFENSIRHGERVTKISVSFDTKPDGSGVVIVEDNGVGIPEDTKPRIFSKGFGKNTGLGLFLASEILSITKIGIFETGTEGKGARFEMVVHPNGWRVKEKKEG encoded by the coding sequence ATGTTCCAGTACCACCCGTACCTGATTCCTGTAATTTTTGCTGCGGCGTTATCGGGTTTTATCGCATTATACTCATTCAGGAGGAGGCGTATGAGGGGAGCCAGAGCTTTTTCCCTTCTTATGCTCCTAGTCTTCATATGGGAATTCTTCTACATGTTCGAGATGTCCTCAACGAACTTCGAATCCATGAAGTTATTCCTGAGGCTGCAATACTTTGCAATTCCCTTCATTCCGGTGGTGCTGCTTTACTTTATCCTTGAATACGGCGGATACTACAGGTTCCTGAATTTTAAATACATCGGGCTGCTGCTCGTTGTACCGCTGGTCTCCCTGATACTCCTGCTGACAGACGATTTTCATCACCTGTTTTTTAATATCGAATACATGGTCGCTGCAGACTATATTATCGTCAGGGGTTTTGAGGCAGGACCGGTGTACAACTTGTTGTGGATCTATTCAGGGATACTCTTCTTCCTGTCCGCCGTAATCAGTTTCCATATCCATCTGTCTTCACAGGGTATTCAAAGAGTCCAGTCAGGGGTTCTCGTAGGTGCATTATCCGCATCACTTTTTGTAGAACTTCTCTACCAGGTAGGAGTCTCGCCCTACCCGTATCTTGACCTGACCGCAATAGTATTTCCTATAAGCGGGCTCTGCATAATGATCGGACTCTTCAAATACAATTTCTTCGACATCGTTCCCCTCCCGAAACAGACGATTTTTTCGAGCCTTTCGGAGGGGATAATCGTTCTCGATTCGAAGAAACGAATAATCGATATAAATTCGATTGCGCAGGACATGCTGGGCGGCGGGGTGGAAGTCGACGGGAGTCTCCTGTTCGAAAAGGATACCTTCCTGAATAAATACGAGGACCGGATGAACTCCCCGGCCTGCATAGCGTTTCTGGCGAGGGTTGAAAGAGATGGCGGTGAAAAGTTCTATGCTGTCTCGGTTACGCCGATATCGCTCAATGACGGGGACAATGTATACAGGATCCTGGTGTTGAGGGATATCACTCACGAAAAGAAGTACGAGAGGGAGCTTGAGAAGTCGAGGAGCTCGCTCAAGATTGCCAACGAGAAGATCAGCCTGCTGAATTCGGTTACGAGGCACGACATACTGAACAATATCACCGTTCTCAGCGCCTATGCGGACCTGATCGGGGACCAGATCCCGGAGGAGGGAAAGAGCAGGGACTATCTCGACAAGATGATCAAGGCAATCGAACAGATTACCCAACAGATCAGGTTTACCGCCGATTACCAGAACATGGGAGTCGACGACCCGATCTGGCAGAACATGAGACGGGTCGTCAGGGAGGCCTGGGAGTCTCTCGGATCGGTCACATCAAGGATCGAGTTCGAGGTGGATCTCCCTGAAAATCTCGAAATATATGCCGATTTCCTCCTCTCGAAGGTCTTTTACAACCTCTTCGAGAACTCGATCCGCCACGGGGAGAGGGTGACGAAGATCTCGGTCTCCTTCGATACGAAACCGGACGGCTCGGGTGTCGTCATCGTCGAGGACAACGGAGTGGGAATACCCGAAGACACCAAACCCCGGATATTTTCAAAAGGCTTCGGGAAGAACACGGGTCTCGGCCTCTTCCTCGCCTCCGAGATCCTCTCGATCACGAAGATAGGGATTTTCGAGACCGGAACGGAAGGAAAGGGTGCAAGGTTCGAGATGGTCGTTCACCCGAACGGGTGGAGGGTTAAGGAAAAGAAAGAAGGGTGA
- a CDS encoding MFS transporter codes for MEEMTDKRQLWIILFITSLGSFLTPFMGSSINVAIPEIGMEFFSDAILLSWVAISYLLAASILIVPMGRLADMKGKTRIFLTGIAIYTAGSLLSTMTSSIDMLILFRVIQGCGGAMIFGTSIAIISGTFPPAERGGALGINVAFTYTGLSVGPVVGGALTEAFGWRSIFYLNAAVGILIIILGIKYLRIKETKDDQTAFDLPGSVLYGAVILFVMLGFQELPDTTGYVLFALGTIFAAAFFFREKSTPHPVIRISLFTENRVFALANFAAFINYSSTFAISYLLSYYLQLIRGFGPEEAGLFLIAQPVMQAIFSPATGKLSDRINPSVLATGGMALITAGLMLFTVLSPETSITIIIVDLALLGFGYALFASPNTHAVMNSVPLKLYGVASGVLGTTRMCGMMTSMGISMLAFSLTIGNTPISVVDTESLLLSINSAFTIFVILCAVGTFASYMVIRNKGKE; via the coding sequence ATGGAAGAGATGACAGACAAGAGGCAGCTTTGGATAATCCTCTTCATAACATCGCTCGGCTCCTTTCTGACACCGTTCATGGGCTCTTCCATAAACGTGGCGATTCCCGAGATAGGGATGGAATTCTTCAGCGACGCAATACTCCTCTCCTGGGTCGCCATATCCTATCTGCTCGCAGCCTCCATCCTCATTGTCCCGATGGGGCGTCTTGCCGATATGAAAGGAAAGACCCGGATCTTTCTCACCGGCATCGCGATCTACACCGCAGGATCGCTCCTTTCGACGATGACATCCTCGATTGATATGCTCATCCTGTTCAGGGTCATACAGGGCTGCGGGGGAGCTATGATCTTCGGGACATCGATTGCCATTATCTCCGGCACCTTTCCCCCGGCGGAAAGGGGAGGCGCTCTCGGGATCAACGTGGCATTCACGTATACCGGGCTTTCGGTCGGACCTGTCGTAGGCGGAGCCCTTACAGAGGCGTTCGGCTGGAGGAGCATTTTCTACCTGAATGCTGCGGTCGGTATACTGATAATAATTCTGGGAATTAAATATCTCAGGATCAAAGAGACGAAAGACGATCAGACCGCATTCGATCTTCCGGGATCTGTTCTCTACGGGGCAGTGATACTCTTCGTAATGCTCGGTTTCCAGGAGCTCCCCGATACTACAGGCTACGTCCTCTTCGCTCTCGGTACTATCTTTGCAGCCGCTTTCTTCTTTCGTGAGAAGAGCACGCCTCATCCCGTCATCAGGATCAGCCTGTTTACCGAAAACAGGGTGTTTGCACTTGCAAACTTTGCGGCCTTCATCAACTACAGCTCCACATTCGCCATCAGCTATCTTTTAAGCTACTATCTCCAGCTGATAAGAGGATTCGGCCCGGAAGAAGCCGGTCTCTTTCTGATCGCCCAGCCTGTGATGCAGGCGATATTTTCTCCTGCGACAGGAAAGCTCTCAGACAGGATCAATCCGTCCGTACTTGCAACAGGCGGCATGGCGCTCATTACGGCCGGGCTGATGCTCTTCACCGTTCTTTCCCCGGAGACGAGCATCACGATTATAATCGTGGACCTCGCTTTACTTGGATTCGGTTATGCCCTGTTTGCATCGCCCAACACCCATGCGGTAATGAACAGTGTCCCCCTGAAACTCTACGGTGTCGCTTCGGGAGTGCTCGGAACTACAAGGATGTGCGGAATGATGACATCAATGGGGATCTCGATGCTCGCATTTTCGCTCACTATAGGAAACACCCCGATATCGGTTGTAGACACAGAATCGCTCCTGTTATCAATAAATTCGGCATTCACGATATTCGTTATACTATGTGCTGTCGGCACATTTGCTTCATATATGGTGATCAGGAATAAAGGGAAAGAATGA
- a CDS encoding cache domain-containing protein — protein MEKRAIFFGFLIVMLVAAFSAGCTSDGEANGTAHGNTAPPETTGDKGVMPGEPAGLSGNITVGELMSFVSGAAGYAKSAGMVNALNEFGDPDGEFSSGDVYIYAYGFNGTLLAHPYQPDLVGTDRSDWTDARGFPFYKASAYTAENGGGFVAYLYPKPDDGIINESAKGDYAPKIGCVMPVDDEWWIGSGLYLSDPVDSDTGAAPAATAEMISLVESGVEYALENGNEAAFEAISDKKGLFVDESGHYLYAYDYNGTLLAHPYLTDKIGQDLIDHEGAFGEKDIQMLVGAAQEGGGYVVFSWPNPDNGDKPEIKIGYVLPVDDEWWLGSGVYLSEITGDDESIPE, from the coding sequence ATGGAAAAACGGGCAATTTTTTTTGGATTTCTGATAGTAATGCTTGTTGCGGCTTTTTCCGCCGGGTGCACTTCGGACGGGGAAGCGAACGGCACTGCCCATGGTAATACTGCACCGCCTGAAACAACCGGAGATAAAGGAGTTATGCCCGGTGAACCGGCCGGGCTCTCCGGCAATATTACAGTCGGCGAACTGATGTCTTTTGTATCAGGTGCGGCCGGTTATGCAAAGTCCGCAGGGATGGTTAATGCATTGAATGAGTTCGGAGATCCGGACGGGGAGTTCTCATCCGGTGATGTGTACATCTATGCCTACGGTTTCAACGGAACTCTCCTTGCCCACCCATATCAGCCGGATCTTGTCGGGACCGACAGGTCGGACTGGACCGATGCACGGGGATTCCCGTTCTATAAGGCATCCGCCTATACGGCTGAAAACGGCGGCGGATTCGTTGCATATCTCTACCCTAAACCTGATGACGGGATAATCAACGAATCTGCAAAAGGAGACTATGCCCCCAAGATCGGCTGTGTCATGCCGGTCGATGACGAGTGGTGGATAGGTTCGGGACTTTATCTCTCGGATCCGGTCGACTCCGATACCGGAGCCGCCCCGGCGGCAACCGCGGAGATGATCTCCCTTGTCGAATCCGGTGTGGAATATGCACTTGAAAACGGTAATGAAGCGGCCTTCGAGGCAATCTCAGATAAGAAAGGTTTGTTCGTCGATGAATCCGGTCATTATCTCTATGCATACGACTACAACGGAACTCTCCTTGCACACCCCTACCTTACCGATAAGATCGGACAGGACCTCATCGATCACGAGGGTGCATTCGGGGAGAAGGACATCCAGATGCTCGTTGGGGCTGCACAGGAAGGCGGCGGGTACGTTGTCTTCTCTTGGCCGAACCCGGACAACGGGGACAAACCCGAGATAAAGATCGGCTATGTCCTTCCCGTCGATGACGAGTGGTGGCTCGGCTCCGGCGTCTACCTGAGCGAGATTACCGGGGACGACGAGTCCATCCCTGAGTAA
- a CDS encoding phosphotransferase family protein, with the protein MTETTTDYEEFRERYGEIIGSGQSAVIYARDGIATKVYREGQPKKQVYQEAFTLAVVKDCGIPAPEIYCVETFHGRTAVLMDQVRGDSLADLMLKYPEQTEEYMDKIVSLQKDMHDIRTTEFRPLKLVLFGTILASTGITEDEKKRLSSMLETLPDDLSICHGDFHGGNVIFDGKSYIIIDWAEVACGAPAADACRSYMDFFIMDEDIAEMYLDKYCTATGRSREEILAWLPVTAGSLYGYIGEDVQKKIGQFFKA; encoded by the coding sequence ATTACAGAAACAACAACAGACTATGAAGAGTTCAGGGAACGCTATGGCGAGATAATAGGCAGCGGACAGTCTGCAGTAATTTATGCACGGGATGGTATCGCAACCAAGGTATATCGTGAGGGGCAGCCGAAAAAGCAGGTATACCAGGAAGCCTTTACACTGGCGGTAGTAAAAGACTGCGGTATTCCGGCACCCGAGATCTACTGTGTCGAGACTTTTCATGGAAGAACAGCGGTTCTTATGGACCAGGTACGTGGGGATTCGCTTGCCGATCTGATGCTGAAGTACCCTGAACAGACAGAAGAATATATGGATAAAATCGTCAGTCTCCAGAAGGATATGCACGATATAAGAACGACCGAGTTCAGGCCGCTAAAGCTTGTGCTCTTCGGAACGATCCTTGCAAGCACGGGAATTACCGAAGATGAGAAAAAACGGCTCAGTTCCATGCTGGAGACGCTTCCGGACGATCTTTCGATCTGCCACGGGGACTTCCACGGCGGGAATGTCATATTTGACGGGAAGTCCTACATAATTATCGACTGGGCAGAGGTTGCCTGCGGTGCCCCGGCAGCCGACGCATGCAGAAGCTATATGGACTTTTTCATCATGGATGAGGATATTGCAGAGATGTATCTTGATAAGTACTGTACCGCAACCGGCCGTTCCCGCGAAGAGATCCTGGCCTGGCTTCCCGTTACTGCGGGCTCGCTTTACGGTTATATTGGTGAGGACGTGCAGAAGAAGATCGGGCAGTTTTTCAAAGCCTGA
- a CDS encoding MDR family MFS transporter, with amino-acid sequence MTVVLVAGAFISVLNQTIVSPALPGIMSELGVDVSMAQWLITIFTLVMAIMIPVTAFLLDRFSLRSLFISAMALFAAGSLLLAWGPTFSVLILGRVLQAISSGMLSPMIMSILMWIFPLGFRGRAMGLYSLVIAFAPAIGPTYSGVIVDLFSWHFVFLSIAPLAVIAAFVAFFTIEDFVERRNVVLDKLSLILSTFGLISLLYGCSIIGSAGGLSPESIATIAAGLLILTWFGIRQLNLKEPMLELRVLKNRNFLSAVFIIMLFQAAILVLSVILPIYIQTIRGYSATITGLVFLPGAAFMAITSMFSGRLFDRHGPRRPVLLGATALMISFLGLVIIDTGSPIWLIFVIYIVLSTGIGLLNTPVSTWALNSLDDKEIHHGSAVLNTLRQTAGAIGTAILVTVMSIEISAYPDPDSIAANMAGFNATSVCMAVLMIVVFVAAFFLIRDKEKTGV; translated from the coding sequence ATGACGGTAGTTCTTGTGGCGGGTGCCTTCATCTCGGTTTTAAACCAGACAATCGTCTCCCCGGCACTACCGGGCATCATGTCCGAGCTCGGTGTAGACGTGTCAATGGCCCAGTGGCTCATCACCATATTCACACTTGTTATGGCAATCATGATCCCGGTTACGGCATTTCTTCTTGACAGATTCTCGTTACGTTCGCTTTTCATATCGGCGATGGCACTTTTTGCGGCAGGCAGTCTCCTTCTGGCCTGGGGTCCGACTTTCTCAGTTCTTATTTTGGGAAGAGTCCTGCAGGCAATAAGTTCGGGAATGCTATCTCCTATGATAATGTCGATTCTCATGTGGATCTTTCCTCTCGGATTCCGCGGTCGTGCGATGGGCCTTTATTCCCTTGTGATAGCGTTTGCACCCGCCATCGGACCGACATATTCCGGAGTCATTGTCGATCTGTTTTCATGGCATTTTGTTTTCCTCTCCATTGCCCCGCTTGCTGTCATTGCAGCATTCGTAGCGTTCTTTACGATTGAAGACTTTGTAGAGCGAAGGAATGTCGTACTCGACAAACTATCTTTAATCCTCTCAACATTTGGTTTGATCTCTCTTCTCTACGGGTGCAGTATAATCGGTTCGGCAGGAGGGCTGTCACCCGAATCGATCGCTACAATTGCAGCAGGCCTTCTTATACTCACGTGGTTCGGAATACGCCAGCTTAATCTCAAAGAGCCGATGCTCGAACTCAGGGTCCTGAAGAACCGCAATTTCCTGTCTGCGGTCTTCATTATTATGTTATTCCAGGCAGCAATCCTTGTATTAAGCGTAATACTCCCGATCTATATCCAGACAATTCGTGGCTATTCTGCGACAATCACTGGTCTGGTCTTCCTCCCGGGAGCAGCTTTTATGGCAATTACAAGCATGTTTTCCGGAAGATTATTCGACAGGCATGGTCCGCGAAGACCCGTACTTCTGGGGGCGACTGCATTGATGATTTCGTTTCTGGGTCTTGTTATCATCGACACCGGCAGCCCGATATGGCTTATTTTTGTAATTTACATCGTACTCAGTACAGGAATCGGGTTGCTGAATACTCCGGTGTCTACATGGGCGCTCAACTCGCTTGATGATAAGGAGATACATCACGGGAGTGCCGTGTTAAACACTCTTCGCCAGACGGCAGGTGCTATCGGAACGGCAATACTCGTAACTGTCATGTCAATTGAAATATCAGCTTATCCCGATCCTGATTCAATAGCCGCTAATATGGCCGGATTCAATGCCACTTCTGTCTGTATGGCAGTACTGATGATTGTAGTATTCGTGGCCGCATTTTTCCTGATCAGGGATAAGGAAAAAACAGGGGTTTAA